In one window of Candidatus Hydrogenedens sp. DNA:
- a CDS encoding redox-sensing transcriptional repressor Rex: MVSEKTVERLSLYRRVLQQLRVEGKETIMSHELAMLLHIKPSQVRRDIMQLGYSGVPNSGYKIRPLLESIANFLDSPLPQSAVLVGVGHLGLALLANFAGRWRQLAIRASFDKDPEKVGQTFHGCKCYPMSELTRVVNETKSMVGIIAIPGEGAQNVCDLLIHAGIRGILNFSPLRVKVPDYVFVEHVDLSATFEKVAFFARRMKHYEKEEYWKTENDNMEEEKETLLTNQ, from the coding sequence ATGGTATCTGAAAAAACAGTTGAAAGATTAAGTTTATATCGCCGTGTCCTACAGCAATTAAGGGTAGAGGGTAAAGAAACAATAATGTCTCATGAACTTGCTATGTTACTCCATATTAAACCATCACAAGTTAGAAGAGACATTATGCAATTAGGATATTCTGGAGTTCCAAATAGTGGTTATAAAATTAGACCTTTATTAGAAAGTATTGCTAATTTCTTAGATTCACCATTACCACAAAGTGCAGTGTTAGTTGGAGTAGGACATTTAGGACTTGCCTTATTAGCGAACTTTGCTGGTCGTTGGAGGCAGTTGGCTATACGTGCCTCATTTGATAAAGACCCAGAAAAAGTAGGGCAAACGTTTCATGGTTGTAAATGCTATCCAATGTCTGAACTAACACGAGTAGTTAACGAGACAAAAAGTATGGTGGGGATTATTGCCATACCAGGTGAAGGAGCTCAAAATGTATGTGACTTACTAATCCATGCTGGGATTCGGGGTATTTTGAATTTTTCACCCTTGCGAGTAAAAGTCCCCGATTACGTTTTTGTTGAACATGTTGACCTTTCAGCTACATTTGAAAAAGTTGCATTTTTTGCACGACGAATGAAACATTACGAAAAAGAAGAATATTGGAAGACAGAAAATGATAATATGGAAGAAGAAAAGGAAACCTTACTAACAAACCAATAA
- the nuoE gene encoding NADH-quinone oxidoreductase subunit NuoE, whose protein sequence is MNKETKHACVEEASEEELLTRLDGIIAEYRDKPGALIPVLQIAQAMFGYLPESALKKISLGLNKSYSEVAGVVTFYSFFSTQPRGKHTIRVCLGTACYVRGGKQVLSALKDKLKIDVGETTKDRMFSLDVARCFGACGLAPAIMIDNEVHQRVKPAKIQAILDMYIDKNIEEKSTK, encoded by the coding sequence ATGAACAAAGAAACAAAACATGCTTGCGTTGAAGAGGCAAGCGAAGAAGAATTACTAACTCGTCTCGACGGAATTATTGCAGAATATCGAGACAAGCCAGGTGCACTTATTCCTGTTCTGCAAATTGCACAGGCTATGTTCGGATATTTACCCGAAAGTGCACTAAAAAAAATCAGTTTAGGATTAAACAAATCCTATAGTGAAGTGGCCGGTGTTGTTACTTTTTATTCATTCTTTTCAACGCAACCTCGCGGAAAACACACAATACGTGTTTGTTTAGGGACTGCCTGTTATGTTCGTGGCGGAAAACAAGTGTTGTCTGCTTTGAAAGACAAACTAAAGATTGATGTTGGCGAAACTACAAAAGATAGAATGTTCTCATTAGATGTGGCTCGTTGTTTTGGGGCTTGTGGTCTCGCTCCAGCCATTATGATTGATAATGAAGTACATCAAAGAGTTAAGCCCGCTAAAATTCAAGCAATCCTTGATATGTATATTGATAAAAATATAGAAGAAAAGTCAACAAAATAA
- a CDS encoding (2Fe-2S) ferredoxin domain-containing protein, giving the protein MADIIRSPEDLNALKEKALKEINIRSQQKELVVTVHMGTCGIAAGARDVLKNLVAELSSQGIDYVTVRQSGCAGLCDREPMITVLQKSSGTEYRYGKLNAEKVRTIVQQHIISGKPVMEYLIS; this is encoded by the coding sequence ATGGCAGATATAATTCGTTCACCAGAAGACCTAAATGCTTTAAAAGAAAAAGCACTCAAAGAAATTAATATCCGCTCACAACAAAAAGAGTTAGTAGTAACGGTCCACATGGGAACATGTGGCATCGCAGCTGGTGCCAGAGATGTCTTAAAAAATTTAGTGGCTGAACTCTCGTCTCAGGGTATTGACTATGTAACTGTTCGTCAGTCTGGATGCGCTGGTTTATGTGACCGTGAACCTATGATTACAGTTCTTCAAAAATCTTCAGGAACTGAATATCGATATGGCAAGTTGAACGCAGAAAAAGTGAGAACTATTGTTCAGCAACATATCATATCTGGGAAACCAGTAATGGAATACCTTATTTCGTAA